In a single window of the Rhodamnia argentea isolate NSW1041297 chromosome 2, ASM2092103v1, whole genome shotgun sequence genome:
- the LOC115749991 gene encoding uncharacterized protein LOC115749991, which produces MEKFKRSQVLMLALLLALLIATPLLSSNLRSPYLYLIFNLLIITLGAEAGLLSVSSKPSDDKRTANHAPKPITATIVAPDTAPTPDKEGDATIEKPIISSESIEKKTPESNEKKTKCVQKSASEKMSAGAAKKEKVKKCPSTPSLFFIGGGEAEAEKYESEEDSEEDEEPEQAEGISRQELFTKSETFIGNFYKQLKMQREDSWKKIHGLYQKAF; this is translated from the coding sequence ATGGAGAAGTTCAAGAGGTCACAAGTGTTGATGCTCGCACTTCTGCTTGCACTTCTCATAGCGACACCGCTTCTCTCCTCAAACTTAAGGTCTCCATACCTTTACCTCATCTTCAACCTCCTCATCATAACACTCGGAGCAGAAGCTGGCCTTCTCTCCGTCTCCTCAAAGCCTTCGGATGACAAAAGAACTGCGAATCATGCCCCAAAACCGATAACCGCCACGATCGTGGCTCCAGACACAGCTCCAACTCCTGATAAAGAAGGAGATGCCACTATAGAGAAACCCATTATTTCTTCTGAGAGCATTGAGAAGAAAACTCCTGAAAGCAATGAAAAGAAGACCAAGTGCGTGCAGAAATCTGCTTCTGAGAAGATGAGTGCAGGCGCAGCGAAAAAGGAGAAGGTCAAGAAGTGCCCCTCCACGCCAAGCCTGTTCTTCATTGGTGGTGGAGAGGCTGAGGCAGAGAAATATGAGTCCGAGGAGGAcagcgaagaagatgaagagccaGAGCAGGCTGAGGGGATCAGCAGGCAAGAGCTGTTCACCAAATCCGAGACCTTCATAGGGAACTTCTACAAGCAGCTGAAGATGCAGAGGGAAGACTCATGGAAGAAGATCCATGGTCTGTACCAGAAAGCCTTTTGA
- the LOC115749945 gene encoding ribonuclease 3-like protein 2 gives MFFPSRIVSGGHAPFPPPSPERSSSVSAVEVILNYKFKNPKLLEEALTHSSFPEAPSYERLEFVGDSVLELAVSNHLFLAYPGLDQGRLSNLRSVNVSTEKLARVAVRHGLYRFLRHNVQSMDDKVREFARAVEEEDDAVAHGGSIKAPKVLADIVESVAAAIYIDVDFDLQRLWVIFRGLLEPIVGPEELQQQPQPITMLFEVCQKQGKKVEIRQGKKGSTNIASVHVDGKFVASCSSEHKEIAKLNAARRALSQLAQSEPVNRGIMEIDGFDGPFEIEGAKQKLHELCDKKKWPKPIYRKNESGPPHSKSFVCTVQIATDDGVLTMMGEKRSRVKDAENCAASLMCRALQEYNYL, from the exons ATGTTCTTTCCGAGTCGCATCGTCTCCGGCGGCCACGCTCCCTTCCCTCCGCCGTCGCCGGAGAGGAGCTCCTCGGTCTCCGCCGTCGAGGTCATCCTGAACTACAAGTTCAAGAACCCGAAGCTGCTCGAGGAGGCCCTGACGCACTCCTCCTTCCCGGAAGCTCCGTCCTACGAGCGGCTCGAGTTCGTCGGCGACTCCGTCCTGGAGCTCGCGGTCAGCAACCACCTGTTCCTGGCGTACCCAGGGCTCGATCAGGGACGGCTCTCGAACCTGCGGTCGGTGAACGTGAGCACCGAGAAGCTCGCGCGGGTGGCCGTGCGTCACGGGCTGTATCGGTTCCTCAGGCACAATGTGCAGTCCATGGACGACAAG GTTAGAGAGTTTGCTAGAGCAGttgaggaggaagatgatgcTGTTGCACATGGGGGATCAATTAAAGCCCCAAAAGTTCTCGCAGATATTGTGGAATCTGTGGCAGCTGCTATCTATATAGATGTTGACTTTGATCTACAGAGATTGTGGGTG ATCTTCAGAGGTTTACTGGAGCCTATTGTTGGCCCTGAAGAATTGCAACAACAGCCTCAACCAATCACAATGCTATTTGAGGTTTGTCAAAAGCAGGGAAAGAAGGTAGAGATAAGGCAAGGGAAGAAAGGTTCAACTAATATAGCAAGTGTCCATGTAGATGGAAAGTTTGTTGCCTCATGTTCTTCTGAACATAAGGAAATTGCTAAGCTTAATGCTGCCAGGAGAGCTTTGTCTCAACTAGCACAATCAGAGCCTGTCAACCGTGGAATTATGGAAATAGATGGGTTTGATGGCCCATTCGAAATTGAGGGGGCCAAACAGAAGTTACATGAGCTTTGTGACAAAAAGAAATGGCCCAAACCAATCTACCG AAAGAATGAGTCAGGCCCTCCACATAGTAAGAGCTTTGTTTGTACAGTTCAAATAGCTACGGATGATGGTGTCCTCACTATGATGGGAGAAAAAAGATCAAGAGTAAAAGATGCAGAGAACTGTGCTGCTTCCCTCATGTGCCGTGCCTTGCAGGAGTATAATTATCTGTGA